The following are encoded in a window of Cyprinus carpio isolate SPL01 chromosome B18, ASM1834038v1, whole genome shotgun sequence genomic DNA:
- the LOC109055920 gene encoding estrogen-related receptor gamma-like, whose translation MDLKEFCLSENFQFLNQHNLLDASASDDPPSPTDAPLKAAPLSPSLGLDSSATPFSPGSASDSSGYSVFSGNPSLNPDSPVSSSSISSSSAAALYHPAAHTEPLLSCDYIASLNPGPKRLCLVCGDFASGYHYGVASCEACKAFFKRTIQGNIEYSCPVVNDCEITKRRRKSCQACRFQKCLRAGMMREGVRMDRVRGGRQKYKRRVDSALSLFTKTPYAHPSKPIRNKVISQLLVSEPAPLRAAPDPETPDSDLKTLLTLCDLLNRELLVMIGWAKHIPGFSGLSLVDQMALLQSGWMETLVLNVVWRSQGSADELQFAENLRLNESQCRAAGLHDLYTALRHLTSKYQQMGLNQEELLTLKAMALANSDAENVEGAEAVQRFQDALHEALQDYESSQRPSEAHRAGRLLMTLPLLRQTALRAVRCFSRLHRDGRVPMHKLFLEMLDATI comes from the exons ATGGACCTCAAGGAGTTTTGCCTGAGTGAGAACTTCCAGTTTCTAAACCAGCACAA TCTTTTGGATGCGTCCGCCTCTGATGACCCTCCGTCCCCGACCGATGCGCCGCTCAAAGCCGCCCCGCTGAGCCCCTCGCTCGGCCTGGACAGCAGCGCGACCCCCTTCAGCCCCGGCAGCGCGTCGGACAGCAGCGGCTACAGCGTTTTCTCCGGGAACCCGTCTCTGAACCCGGACTCCCCCGTCAGCTCCAGCTCCATCTCCAGCAGCAGCGCTGCGGCTCTCTATCATCCCGCCGCTCACACAGAGCCCCTGCTCAGCTGCGACTACATCGCGTCGCTGAACCCGGGGCCCAAGCGCCTGTGCCTGGTGTGCGGAGACTTCGCGTCCGGATATCACTACGGCGTCGCGTCGTGCGAGGCGTGCAAGGCCTTCTTCAAAAGAACCATTCAAG GAAACATCGAGTACAGCTGTCCGGTGGTGAACGACTGTGAGATCACCAAGAGACGGAGGAAATCATGCCAAGCGTGTCGTTTCCAGAAGTGCCTGCGTGCCGGCATGATGAGAGAGG gtgtgcgTATGGACCGCGTGAGAGGAGGCCGACAGAAGTACAAGCGCAGAGTGGATTCAGCGCTCTCTCTCTTCACCAAAACACCTTACGCTCATCCCAGCAAACCGATCC GAAACAAAGTGATCTCTCAGCTCCTCGTGTCTGAACCAGCTCCTCTGAGAGCCGCCCCTGACCCCGAGACCCCCGACAGTGACCTTAAAACGCTGCTGACCTTATGTGACCTCTTAAACAGAGAGCTGCTGGTTATGATCGGCTGGGCCAAACACATTCCAG GTTTCTCCGGCCTCTCGCTGGTGGATCAGATGGCGCTGCTCCAGAGCGGCTGGATGGAGACGCTGGTGCTGAACGTGGTTTGGAGATCTCAGGGTTCGGCTGACGAGCTTCAGTTTGCGGAGAACCTGCGACTGAACGAGAGCCAGTGTCGAGCCGCAGGACTGCATGATCTCTACACGGCTCTGAGACACCTGACCTCCAAATACCAGCAGATGGGCCTCAACCAGGAGGAGCTGCTCACTCTCAAAGCCATGGCTCTGGCCAACTCag ACGCAGAGAATGTGGAGGGCGCCGAGGCCGTGCAGCGCTTCCAGGACGCGCTCCACGAGGCCCTGCAGGACTACGAGAGCAGCCAGCGTCCGTCCGAAGCCCACCGCGCAGGACGCCTGCTCATGACGCTCCCGCTGCTGCGTCAGACGGCGCTCAGAGCCGTGCGCTGCTTCAGCCGGCTGCACAGGGACGGACGCGTGCCCATGCACAAACTCTTCCTGGAGATGCTGGACGCCACGATCTAG